The following proteins are encoded in a genomic region of Gouania willdenowi chromosome 6, fGouWil2.1, whole genome shotgun sequence:
- the fam185a gene encoding protein FAM185A, with translation MLWRSVGRVGASGLLRCLSVSLHSGTRTATAARCPPFLSRCFSSSVAEDAQPPVKRWTLAVSPFTTVRAHLGCSISISPLDLHAFPEADRAFITVQGSETQVSLDQVQVRYDEESKDLLISAEKVHSGVSIEMSAPIKSNLLITTRGNGSVHVKNMECDICQVQTEEGNCLLHSVKGHQVEVQSRRGHISGVGTIHGNVDIRTRGDGAVDVKKLQGSRMNVSTERGSMKIKAIYAQSSELCSSSGKVELGHLHSHEVTQ, from the exons ATGCTGTGGAGGTCAGTTGGTCGTGTGGGGGCCTCAGGCCTCCTCCGCTGCCTCTCAGTGTCTCTCCACTCCGGGACTCGCACAGCCACAGCAGCCCGGTGCCCTCCGTTCCTCTCCCGGTGCTTCTCCTCCTCCGTCGCTGAAGATGCGCAGCCGCCGGTGAAGCGGTGGACTCTGGCCGTCAGCCCCTTCACTACAGTGCGGGCACATTTAGGCTGCAGCATCTCCATCAGCCCGCTGGACCTGCACGCCTTTCCTGAGGCTGACCGAGCCTTCATCACCGTCCAGGGGAGTGAAACCCAGGTCAGTCTGGATCAGGTTCAGGTCCGCTACGACGAGGAGAGCAAAGATCTGCTGATTAGTGCTGAGAAGGTCCACAGTGGGGTGTCGATAGAGATGTCTGCACCGATCAAAAGCA ATCTTCTCATCACCACTCGAGGAAACGGCAGCGTGCACGTGAAGAACATGGAGTGTGATATCTGCCAGGTCCAAACAGAGGAAGGCAACTGTTTGCTGCACTCTGTTAAG GGTCACCAGGTGGAGGTGCAGTCGAGACGAGGACACATCTCTGGTGTGGGAACCATCCATGGAAACGTGGACATCAGGACACGGGGAGATGGT GCTGTGGATGTGAAGAAGCTTCAGGGCAGCAGGATGAACGTGTCTACAGAGCGCGGCTCTATGAAGATCAAAGCCATCTATGCACAGTCCAGTGAGCTGTGCAGCAGCTCTGGGAAAGTAGAGCTGGGCCAC ctgcaTTCGCACGAAGTCACCCAGTGA